One Cuculus canorus isolate bCucCan1 chromosome 2, bCucCan1.pri, whole genome shotgun sequence genomic region harbors:
- the LOC128851356 gene encoding glutamine-rich protein 2-like isoform X4, protein MLGVELGSPNNQTVTLGAQPGSPGTQCPSLGKQPGSAGTHIPTRGAEPGSPNTQSATLGAESGSSFSQTSIAGTQAQAFQEIGQLGILYATLKEQVAKLAASKAERSELEKLHQLFAEGVPLDHDSPGQKNITSALSDLQSQLSSLQSPASDLQGETGKIMQLEHALGKLQVPGAEGKEDIRLLLQELKQELGEQQQKSQAALEQLVDKSADQLQAQLDELRVVVESLRQAEGHAAHPICSKDTGTQVEQLLQRYEKLQEQGDSVMCQQAAGKVARQQHEKSQKATKSTAGSQVSRSQFEASMEQLMEIRKKIQSQGMAQEQGLQQVQQQLREVMDSKLDRPELAPVQRQLEHCNNTLKQLKDIVPQTGTADGAAGMKYPQAHSPYLSCDQPLAVTAPGPEPSAECRFLSKARSSGGLHITTYPLQQYPFLQPKPPSTLPPSQQEVTARVGKDGCVSRGWRKRR, encoded by the exons ATGCTGGGGGTAGAGCTAGGGTCACCCAACAACCAGACCGTGACTCTAGGGGCACAGCCAGGATCCCCTGGAACCCAATGCCCCTCTCTGGGGAAACAGCCCGGTTCCGCTGGCACCCATATCCCTACCcggggagcagagccagggtcCCCCAACACCCAATCCGCCACCCTGGGGGCAGAGTCAGGGTCCTCTTTCAGCCAGACCTCCATCGCAGGGACACAGGCGCAGGCGTTTCAGGAGATCGGGCAGCTCGGCATCCTCTATGCCACCCTGAAGGAGCAGGTGGCCAAGCTGGCTGCCAGCAAGGCGGAGCGCTCCGAGCTTGAAAAGCTCCACCAGCTCTTCGCGGAGGGAG TCCCCTTGGACCACGACTCTCCAGGTCAGAAGAACATCACCAGTGCCCTGTCCGACCTCCAGAGCCAGCtgtcctctctgcagagcccagcCAGCGACCTGCAGGGTGAGACAGGCAAG ATCATGCAGCTGGAGCACGCCCTTGGAAAGCTGCAGGTGCCTGGAGCTGAAGGGAAAGAGGACATCAG GTTACTGCTGCAGGAATtaaagcaggagctgggagagcagcagcagaagagccaGGCTGCGCTGGAGCAGCTGGTGGACAAGAGTGCCGACCAGCTGCAGGCACAG CTGGATGAGttgagggtggtggtggagagcCTGAGGCAGGCAGAGGGGCACGCAGCGCACCCCATCTGCAGCAAGGACACCGGCACGCAggtggagcagctcctgcagcgctatgagaagctgcaggagcagggggaCTCTGTCATGTGCCAGCAGGCAGCGGGCAAGGTGGCGAGGCAGCAGCATGAGAAGAGCCAG AAAGCAACCAAATCCACCGCGGGCAGCCAAGTCAGCCGAAGCCAGTTTGAGGCCAGTATGGAGCAGCTGATGGAGATAAGAAAGAAGATCCAGAGCCAGGGGATGGCCCAGGAGCAGGGCTTGCagcaggtgcagcagcagctcagggaggtgatggaCTCCAAG CTGGATCGCCCGGAGCTGGCGCCTGTCCAGAGGCAACTGGAGCACTGTAACAACACCCTGAAGCAGCTCAAGGACATCgtgccacagacagggacagcCGATGGAGCAGCTGGGATGAA gtACCCGCAGGCCCATTCCCCCTACCTGTCCTGTGACCAACCCCTCGCTGTGACGGCACCCGGACC GGAGCCATCAGCTGAGTGCAGGTTCCTCAGCAAGGCACGGAGCAGCGGAGGCCTGCACATTACCACCTACCCACTGCAGCAATACCCGTTCCTCCAGCCCAAGCCACCCAGCACCCTGCCGCCGAGCCAG caggAGGTGACAGCAAGAGTGGGCAAGGACGGCTGTGTCTCCCGAGGCTGGCGGAAGAGACGGTAG
- the LOC128851356 gene encoding glutamine-rich protein 2-like isoform X2, with protein MLGVELGSPNNQTVTLGAQPGSPGTQCPSLGKQPGSAGTHIPTRGAEPGSPNTQSATLGAESGSSFSQTSIAGTQAQAFQEIGQLGILYATLKEQVAKLAASKAERSELEKLHQLFAEGVPLDHDSPGQKNITSALSDLQSQLSSLQSPASDLQGETGKIMQLEHALGKLQVPGAEGKEDIRLLLQELKQELGEQQQKSQAALEQLVDKSADQLQAQLDELRVVVESLRQAEGHAAHPICSKDTGTQVEQLLQRYEKLQEQGDSVMCQQAAGKVARQQHEKSQKATKSTAGSQVSRSQFEASMEQLMEIRKKIQSQGMAQEQGLQQVQQQLREVMDSKVRADSSPLPNAGTFGPGRLRQPPSEGLPSRLSPGDHHVPRRGSTLRWSTCPQLDRPELAPVQRQLEHCNNTLKQLKDIVPQTGTADGAAGMKYPQAHSPYLSCDQPLAVTAPGPEPSAECRFLSKARSSGGLHITTYPLQQYPFLQPKPPSTLPPSQEVTARVGKDGCVSRGWRKRR; from the exons ATGCTGGGGGTAGAGCTAGGGTCACCCAACAACCAGACCGTGACTCTAGGGGCACAGCCAGGATCCCCTGGAACCCAATGCCCCTCTCTGGGGAAACAGCCCGGTTCCGCTGGCACCCATATCCCTACCcggggagcagagccagggtcCCCCAACACCCAATCCGCCACCCTGGGGGCAGAGTCAGGGTCCTCTTTCAGCCAGACCTCCATCGCAGGGACACAGGCGCAGGCGTTTCAGGAGATCGGGCAGCTCGGCATCCTCTATGCCACCCTGAAGGAGCAGGTGGCCAAGCTGGCTGCCAGCAAGGCGGAGCGCTCCGAGCTTGAAAAGCTCCACCAGCTCTTCGCGGAGGGAG TCCCCTTGGACCACGACTCTCCAGGTCAGAAGAACATCACCAGTGCCCTGTCCGACCTCCAGAGCCAGCtgtcctctctgcagagcccagcCAGCGACCTGCAGGGTGAGACAGGCAAG ATCATGCAGCTGGAGCACGCCCTTGGAAAGCTGCAGGTGCCTGGAGCTGAAGGGAAAGAGGACATCAG GTTACTGCTGCAGGAATtaaagcaggagctgggagagcagcagcagaagagccaGGCTGCGCTGGAGCAGCTGGTGGACAAGAGTGCCGACCAGCTGCAGGCACAG CTGGATGAGttgagggtggtggtggagagcCTGAGGCAGGCAGAGGGGCACGCAGCGCACCCCATCTGCAGCAAGGACACCGGCACGCAggtggagcagctcctgcagcgctatgagaagctgcaggagcagggggaCTCTGTCATGTGCCAGCAGGCAGCGGGCAAGGTGGCGAGGCAGCAGCATGAGAAGAGCCAG AAAGCAACCAAATCCACCGCGGGCAGCCAAGTCAGCCGAAGCCAGTTTGAGGCCAGTATGGAGCAGCTGATGGAGATAAGAAAGAAGATCCAGAGCCAGGGGATGGCCCAGGAGCAGGGCTTGCagcaggtgcagcagcagctcagggaggtgatggaCTCCAAGGTGAGGGCTGATTCGTCCCCGCTGCCAAACGCAGGCACTTTTGGGCCGGGCAGACTAAGGCAGCCTCCGTCCGAGGGTCTCCCCTCCCGGCTCTCTCCCGGGGACCACCACGTCCCACGCCGGGGCAGCACGCTGAGGTGGTCCACCTGTCCACAGCTGGATCGCCCGGAGCTGGCGCCTGTCCAGAGGCAACTGGAGCACTGTAACAACACCCTGAAGCAGCTCAAGGACATCgtgccacagacagggacagcCGATGGAGCAGCTGGGATGAA gtACCCGCAGGCCCATTCCCCCTACCTGTCCTGTGACCAACCCCTCGCTGTGACGGCACCCGGACC GGAGCCATCAGCTGAGTGCAGGTTCCTCAGCAAGGCACGGAGCAGCGGAGGCCTGCACATTACCACCTACCCACTGCAGCAATACCCGTTCCTCCAGCCCAAGCCACCCAGCACCCTGCCGCCGAGCCAG gAGGTGACAGCAAGAGTGGGCAAGGACGGCTGTGTCTCCCGAGGCTGGCGGAAGAGACGGTAG
- the LOC128851356 gene encoding glutamine-rich protein 2-like isoform X3 → MLGVELGSPNNQTVTLGAQPGSPGTQCPSLGKQPGSAGTHIPTRGAEPGSPNTQSATLGAESGSSFSQTSIAGTQAQAFQEIGQLGILYATLKEQVAKLAASKAERSELEKLHQLFAEGGQKNITSALSDLQSQLSSLQSPASDLQGETGKIMQLEHALGKLQVPGAEGKEDIRLLLQELKQELGEQQQKSQAALEQLVDKSADQLQAQLDELRVVVESLRQAEGHAAHPICSKDTGTQVEQLLQRYEKLQEQGDSVMCQQAAGKVARQQHEKSQKATKSTAGSQVSRSQFEASMEQLMEIRKKIQSQGMAQEQGLQQVQQQLREVMDSKVRADSSPLPNAGTFGPGRLRQPPSEGLPSRLSPGDHHVPRRGSTLRWSTCPQLDRPELAPVQRQLEHCNNTLKQLKDIVPQTGTADGAAGMKYPQAHSPYLSCDQPLAVTAPGPEPSAECRFLSKARSSGGLHITTYPLQQYPFLQPKPPSTLPPSQQEVTARVGKDGCVSRGWRKRR, encoded by the exons ATGCTGGGGGTAGAGCTAGGGTCACCCAACAACCAGACCGTGACTCTAGGGGCACAGCCAGGATCCCCTGGAACCCAATGCCCCTCTCTGGGGAAACAGCCCGGTTCCGCTGGCACCCATATCCCTACCcggggagcagagccagggtcCCCCAACACCCAATCCGCCACCCTGGGGGCAGAGTCAGGGTCCTCTTTCAGCCAGACCTCCATCGCAGGGACACAGGCGCAGGCGTTTCAGGAGATCGGGCAGCTCGGCATCCTCTATGCCACCCTGAAGGAGCAGGTGGCCAAGCTGGCTGCCAGCAAGGCGGAGCGCTCCGAGCTTGAAAAGCTCCACCAGCTCTTCGCGGAGGGAG GTCAGAAGAACATCACCAGTGCCCTGTCCGACCTCCAGAGCCAGCtgtcctctctgcagagcccagcCAGCGACCTGCAGGGTGAGACAGGCAAG ATCATGCAGCTGGAGCACGCCCTTGGAAAGCTGCAGGTGCCTGGAGCTGAAGGGAAAGAGGACATCAG GTTACTGCTGCAGGAATtaaagcaggagctgggagagcagcagcagaagagccaGGCTGCGCTGGAGCAGCTGGTGGACAAGAGTGCCGACCAGCTGCAGGCACAG CTGGATGAGttgagggtggtggtggagagcCTGAGGCAGGCAGAGGGGCACGCAGCGCACCCCATCTGCAGCAAGGACACCGGCACGCAggtggagcagctcctgcagcgctatgagaagctgcaggagcagggggaCTCTGTCATGTGCCAGCAGGCAGCGGGCAAGGTGGCGAGGCAGCAGCATGAGAAGAGCCAG AAAGCAACCAAATCCACCGCGGGCAGCCAAGTCAGCCGAAGCCAGTTTGAGGCCAGTATGGAGCAGCTGATGGAGATAAGAAAGAAGATCCAGAGCCAGGGGATGGCCCAGGAGCAGGGCTTGCagcaggtgcagcagcagctcagggaggtgatggaCTCCAAGGTGAGGGCTGATTCGTCCCCGCTGCCAAACGCAGGCACTTTTGGGCCGGGCAGACTAAGGCAGCCTCCGTCCGAGGGTCTCCCCTCCCGGCTCTCTCCCGGGGACCACCACGTCCCACGCCGGGGCAGCACGCTGAGGTGGTCCACCTGTCCACAGCTGGATCGCCCGGAGCTGGCGCCTGTCCAGAGGCAACTGGAGCACTGTAACAACACCCTGAAGCAGCTCAAGGACATCgtgccacagacagggacagcCGATGGAGCAGCTGGGATGAA gtACCCGCAGGCCCATTCCCCCTACCTGTCCTGTGACCAACCCCTCGCTGTGACGGCACCCGGACC GGAGCCATCAGCTGAGTGCAGGTTCCTCAGCAAGGCACGGAGCAGCGGAGGCCTGCACATTACCACCTACCCACTGCAGCAATACCCGTTCCTCCAGCCCAAGCCACCCAGCACCCTGCCGCCGAGCCAG caggAGGTGACAGCAAGAGTGGGCAAGGACGGCTGTGTCTCCCGAGGCTGGCGGAAGAGACGGTAG
- the LOC128851356 gene encoding glutamine-rich protein 2-like isoform X1, which produces MLGVELGSPNNQTVTLGAQPGSPGTQCPSLGKQPGSAGTHIPTRGAEPGSPNTQSATLGAESGSSFSQTSIAGTQAQAFQEIGQLGILYATLKEQVAKLAASKAERSELEKLHQLFAEGVPLDHDSPGQKNITSALSDLQSQLSSLQSPASDLQGETGKIMQLEHALGKLQVPGAEGKEDIRLLLQELKQELGEQQQKSQAALEQLVDKSADQLQAQLDELRVVVESLRQAEGHAAHPICSKDTGTQVEQLLQRYEKLQEQGDSVMCQQAAGKVARQQHEKSQKATKSTAGSQVSRSQFEASMEQLMEIRKKIQSQGMAQEQGLQQVQQQLREVMDSKVRADSSPLPNAGTFGPGRLRQPPSEGLPSRLSPGDHHVPRRGSTLRWSTCPQLDRPELAPVQRQLEHCNNTLKQLKDIVPQTGTADGAAGMKYPQAHSPYLSCDQPLAVTAPGPEPSAECRFLSKARSSGGLHITTYPLQQYPFLQPKPPSTLPPSQQEVTARVGKDGCVSRGWRKRR; this is translated from the exons ATGCTGGGGGTAGAGCTAGGGTCACCCAACAACCAGACCGTGACTCTAGGGGCACAGCCAGGATCCCCTGGAACCCAATGCCCCTCTCTGGGGAAACAGCCCGGTTCCGCTGGCACCCATATCCCTACCcggggagcagagccagggtcCCCCAACACCCAATCCGCCACCCTGGGGGCAGAGTCAGGGTCCTCTTTCAGCCAGACCTCCATCGCAGGGACACAGGCGCAGGCGTTTCAGGAGATCGGGCAGCTCGGCATCCTCTATGCCACCCTGAAGGAGCAGGTGGCCAAGCTGGCTGCCAGCAAGGCGGAGCGCTCCGAGCTTGAAAAGCTCCACCAGCTCTTCGCGGAGGGAG TCCCCTTGGACCACGACTCTCCAGGTCAGAAGAACATCACCAGTGCCCTGTCCGACCTCCAGAGCCAGCtgtcctctctgcagagcccagcCAGCGACCTGCAGGGTGAGACAGGCAAG ATCATGCAGCTGGAGCACGCCCTTGGAAAGCTGCAGGTGCCTGGAGCTGAAGGGAAAGAGGACATCAG GTTACTGCTGCAGGAATtaaagcaggagctgggagagcagcagcagaagagccaGGCTGCGCTGGAGCAGCTGGTGGACAAGAGTGCCGACCAGCTGCAGGCACAG CTGGATGAGttgagggtggtggtggagagcCTGAGGCAGGCAGAGGGGCACGCAGCGCACCCCATCTGCAGCAAGGACACCGGCACGCAggtggagcagctcctgcagcgctatgagaagctgcaggagcagggggaCTCTGTCATGTGCCAGCAGGCAGCGGGCAAGGTGGCGAGGCAGCAGCATGAGAAGAGCCAG AAAGCAACCAAATCCACCGCGGGCAGCCAAGTCAGCCGAAGCCAGTTTGAGGCCAGTATGGAGCAGCTGATGGAGATAAGAAAGAAGATCCAGAGCCAGGGGATGGCCCAGGAGCAGGGCTTGCagcaggtgcagcagcagctcagggaggtgatggaCTCCAAGGTGAGGGCTGATTCGTCCCCGCTGCCAAACGCAGGCACTTTTGGGCCGGGCAGACTAAGGCAGCCTCCGTCCGAGGGTCTCCCCTCCCGGCTCTCTCCCGGGGACCACCACGTCCCACGCCGGGGCAGCACGCTGAGGTGGTCCACCTGTCCACAGCTGGATCGCCCGGAGCTGGCGCCTGTCCAGAGGCAACTGGAGCACTGTAACAACACCCTGAAGCAGCTCAAGGACATCgtgccacagacagggacagcCGATGGAGCAGCTGGGATGAA gtACCCGCAGGCCCATTCCCCCTACCTGTCCTGTGACCAACCCCTCGCTGTGACGGCACCCGGACC GGAGCCATCAGCTGAGTGCAGGTTCCTCAGCAAGGCACGGAGCAGCGGAGGCCTGCACATTACCACCTACCCACTGCAGCAATACCCGTTCCTCCAGCCCAAGCCACCCAGCACCCTGCCGCCGAGCCAG caggAGGTGACAGCAAGAGTGGGCAAGGACGGCTGTGTCTCCCGAGGCTGGCGGAAGAGACGGTAG